The Papio anubis isolate 15944 chromosome 1, Panubis1.0, whole genome shotgun sequence genome window below encodes:
- the DIRAS3 gene encoding GTP-binding protein Di-Ras3: MGNVSSGSKEQQLLQRLRLLPALLILRAFKSHRRVRDYRVVVVGTAGVGKSTLLHKWASGNFRHEYLPTIENTYCQLLGCSHGVLSLHITDSKSGESNRALQRHVIARGHAFVLVYSVTKKETLEELKAFYELIRKIKGNNLHKFPIVLVGNKSDDIHREVTLNDGATCAMEWNCAFMEISAKTDMNVHELFHMLLNYKQQPTTDLQEPEKKSQMPNTTEKLLDKCIIM, encoded by the coding sequence ATGGGTAACGTCAGTTCTGGCTCCAAGGAACAGCAGCTGCTGCAGCGGTTGCGGCTTCTGCCTGCCCTGCTTATCCTCCGCGCCTTCAAGTCCCACAGGAGGGTCAGAGATTACCGCGTCGTGGTAGTCGGCACCGCTGGTGTGGGGAAAAGCACGCTGCTGCACAAGTGGGCGAGCGGCAACTTCCGTCATGAGTACCTGCCGACCATTGAAAATACCTACTGCCAGTTGCTGGGCTGCAGCCACGGTGTGCTTTCCCTGCACATCACCGACAGCAAGAGTGGCGAGAGCAACCGCGCTCTGCAGCGCCACGTTATAGCCCGGGGCCACGCCTTCGTCCTGGTCTACTCAGTCACCAAGAAGGAAACCCTGGAAGAGCTGAAGGCCTTCTATGAGCTGATCCGCAAGATCAAAGGTAACAACCTGCATAAGTTCCCCATCGTGCTGGTAGGCAATAAAAGTGATGACATCCACCGGGAGGTGACCCTGAATGATGGTGCCACCTGTGCGATGGAGTGGAATTGCGCCTTCATGGAGATCTCGGCGAAGACCGATATGAATGTGCATGAGCTGTTCCACATGCTGCTGAATTACAAGCAGCAGCCCACCACCGACCTCCAGGAGCCCGAGAAGAAATCCCAGATGCCCAACACCACTGAGAAGCTGCTTGACAAGTGCATAATCATGTGA